CCGCCGCGCCGAGCAGGACGCCAAGGGCTGGTTCCCGGCCGAAAAGCGCAAGCGCAACGTCACGACGGCGCTCAAGGCCTATGCCGCCTTCGCCTCGTCCGCCGACAAGGGTGCCGTGCGCCAGTTGCCGGAATAAGCTTTGAAAGTTCCGACCGGAGGCGGTCCTTCGCCTCCGGTCTCGCCTGTCTCAAGACTCCGCTGCCTGCCGGGAACACTGATCCCATCAGCCGCCCGACCCACCTGAATTCCCATACTTTCAGGAACCGTCATGACCGTCCCTTTCAGCCTGGTCGGCATCGATCACGTCGTCTTCATCGTTGACGACATGGAAAAGGCGATCCGCTTCTATCACGACGTTCTCGGTTGCCGCCCGGGCTACACCTATCCGGCGCTCGGCATGGAACAGGTCTGGTGCGGAAGCGCCCTGATCGTGCTCTGGGACATCACCCATCCCGGCGGCCACAAGGCAGCCCCACCAGTCGCAGGCGGTCGCAATGTCGACCATGTCTGCATCGCGACCGGCCCCTTCGATCATGACGAATTGCGGGCGCATCTTGGCCGCCACGGCGTCGCGATCGAGCGCGAGGCCATGCATGGCGGCGCCCGGGGCATGGGCCATTCCTTTTACGTGAAGGATCCCTTCGGCAACACGATCGAGATCAAGGGCCCGGCCGAATATCCAGACGGCCGGGGCTGACGTCTGGCATCAGTCCCGCCAGGAAGGATCTTCCTTGTCGAGGCAGGACTTCAGATAGGCGAAATGCCGCTCCGCCATGCCGCGATAGGGAATCCAGCCCTCCGACGTGCCCTGCGCGATCTCATCCGAGAGCACTGCCAGCGGCTTGCCGGTCGACAGCGCCAGCACCATCGTCTGCGCCGCCTTCTCGAAGAAATACAGATCCTCGAAGGCATCCGCCACCGTCTCGCCGGCAACCGACACGCCGTGATTGCCCATGACCAGAACCGCCTTGCCGCGGATCATCTCGACCAGCCGTTCGCCTTCTTCCGCCGCATCCGCGATGCCGCCGAAGTCGAGGTCATAGCCGATCCGGCCGAAAAAGCGCGCCGTGTTGTTGTCGAGCGGCAGAAGTGTCGGATCCTTCAGGCAGGAGAGGGCCACCGCATAGGGCGAATGGCAATGCAGGATCACGCGCGCCTCCGGCAACATGCGGTGCAGCGTGCCATGCACGGTCCATGCCGAGGGGTCGGGCGCATTCGGGCCGTTCATGACGTCAGGATCGTCAGCGTCAAGCAGCAGCAGGTCGCTCGCCTTGACCGTGGCGAAATGCTGCCAGCGCGGATTGAGCAGGAATTTTCGCCCATTGGCGGAAGCCGCCGCACTGAAGTGATTGCCGACCGATTCACTCCAGCCGAAGCGGTGGCAGAGCCGGAAGGCAGCCGCCAGATCCTGGCGCAACGTCGTCAGCGCCGCCTCGTCGAGCATGTCGTTCACCTGAGGGGAAATATTCATGCCTTGAACCGTCCTTCCGTCGTCAGCGCCCGATAGGTCGAGCGCATTTCCTCGCGATCGGCATAGCAGCCGCGCAGATAGCGGTCGCCGCTGGTCGCCGAATAGGCCATGCGCCCATGCACGATGCGGTGGTTGTCGAACACCATGCACTCGCCGGCCTTCATCAGGAAACGCATCATGAACTTGTCGTCCTGCAGCATCTTCCCGAAGCGGCAGAAGGCCGGATAATAGTCGTCGAGCACGGTCTGCGGCAAGTCGAACAGATCGGCCATGTGCTGGCTGATCGTAAGCCCCGAGACCTCGCCATGTTTGTCGAGTTCGATCACCCGCTGCCGGGAGCGCATGTCATAGGTGTCATGCTCGCAATAGAAGGGAATGTCGATTTCGGACAGCAGCCTGAAGCCATCGGGATCGATCTCCCGGAAGGCATTCGCCACCGCGACGCCGTCCGAATAGATGCTCATCCCGCCATCGACCGTATTTGCCCGGCAATGCAGGAACTGGATCCCCGGCGCATATTCCTCGGCCGGTGTATCGGTATGCAGCTCCAGCGCCTTGGCAGTGTAAGCTGTATTGGTCGGGTTGATATGCGTCTTCACGTCGAAATAGTCGCCGAAGAAGGTCGGCCGCACATGGCCCATCAGCTTCACCGTCTCGGTCAGCCCCTGATCGCTGTCGGGCATGTCGGTGACGAACGTCAGCCCTTCGACGATCATCGCCTTCAGCCATTCCGCCACCTTCTGCGGATCGCGCATCAGCTCCGGCTGCGAGAAGCGCTTGACGTTAGGGTAGTGGTCGCTGAACCATGCCTTGCGCGGCAGGTCGGCGGGATCGGGCCGATGCTTGCCCTCGGCGTAGAGCGCGAGCATTGGCAGCGGAAAACGCGAGACGTGATCCTCGCCCGCCCACCGGATCACCAGCATGCCGTCTTCAATCTCGGCGCTATCGGCGCGGGGGGCTGTCGACAGATGGAAGATGTCGAAGCTGCGTTCGCGCGTCCCGCTGTCGAACGAAGTCGGGCAATTGTCGCGCAGCCAGTAATAGTTGAAATAGGCTGGGTTTCCCTCGGAAAGTGGCAGGTGAAGCCCCTTTTCGGCGAGTATCACGGCACCGGTCGCAACATGCATGTTCATCGCGGGTTTCCTTAAGCTGGGACGGCAGGAGGGCGGATCTGATTTGACAATCATCATCCGACTTCCCAGCGGATACCAGAACGATTATGCTAATGCTGAGTTAAGCTGGAGGTTAAGTTGAGTCGGTTGCCACCCCTGCGCCTGCTGACCACATTCGAGGCTGTCGCCCGGCTGGGCTCCATGCGTGAGGCGGCAACAGCGCTCAACGTCACCCAGCCCGCCGTCACCCAGGCGCTGAAGGCGCTGGAGGACCATGTCGGCACAGCCCTGATCGATCGCACGACGAGGCCGGCAAGGCTCACGGAGCCCGGCCATCAGCTTGCCCGCGCCACCCGTGACGGCCTTGATCTGATCGCCGACACGATCGAGGAAATCCGCACCAGTAGCGGCCTCGAGGACCAGCGCCTGACGGTTGCCTGCACCATGGGTTTTGCGACCCATTGGCTGATGCCACGCCTCAGCGCCTTCTATGCCGGCCATCCCGGCTATTTCGTCAATGTCCAGGTTCCTCCAACCGACCTGCCGCAGATGTGGCCCGGCACCGATCTCGTGTTGCGCTATGGTCGCGGCACCTGGACCGATGGCACGACGCTGCGCCTCTTTGGCGAAACCCTCTGCCCGGTCGGCCGTCCGGCTTTGGTGGAAAACCTGCTGGCCAAAGGCGAGGGCCTGGACGCCGCCCCGCTCATCCATGTCCGAACCGTCGAGGCGCGCCACTGGGAAGGCTGGACGGATTATCTGGCGCGGCGCGGCCTGCCCAAGCCTCGCGGCCGATCCCACATCTTCGACAACTACGTCCAGGCGGTCCAGGCGGCCCTCGACGGCCGCGGCCTGATGCTTGGCTGGCGCTCGATCACCGACGGCCTCGTCGCCGATGGCAGCTTGCAAGCCTGGCCCGAAGGGGCCTTGGATCTCGGCACCGCCTATTTCGCCACCGTGTCGCCCGGGGCGGCGAAACGTCCTGCGGTCAAGGCATTTGTGACCTGGCTGGGGGAGGGGATGGAGGAAGTTCCCTGAGGAGCCGGCGCGACCTGGCCGATCCGGGAATGACGCAAATCGGACCGACAAGGCTGGCGTCTCGTCACGGACTGGGCTGAGTTTCTCGAAAACTGTCCAGTGCCAACACTCTCTGCCACCAATCGCCAAGATTTCGATGGTTCGCGACCATTGCGCGGACCTCCGGCACCTGAAGCGCATAATGGATCATCGGCGCCAGATGGAGATCCGCAAGCGTCGGCCTGTCTCCACACATCCACCGCTGCTCGGAAAGCAGACCAGCGAGCACGGCAAACGATATCAGGGCTACACCGCGCGCCTTCTGCACACGTCCTTCATCTGGGACTTCGCCCCGCTTCGGCTTTTCAATGCATTCCACATAGAGCCCCCAGACCAGTTGCGGATAAACATAGCTGTCGGCGATGCTGATGATCTGGTTCATCCGGGCGCGTGACTGTATTTCGGCAGGCTGAAGCGGCGGCCCTTCGAAGGCCTCGTCGATATAGCGGGTAATCGCGCTGGTCTCATAGAGGTGGAAATCTCCATGCGCGAAGGTCGGAATCTTGCCGAAGGGATGTCGT
This DNA window, taken from Peteryoungia algae, encodes the following:
- a CDS encoding TauD/TfdA family dioxygenase; its protein translation is MNMHVATGAVILAEKGLHLPLSEGNPAYFNYYWLRDNCPTSFDSGTRERSFDIFHLSTAPRADSAEIEDGMLVIRWAGEDHVSRFPLPMLALYAEGKHRPDPADLPRKAWFSDHYPNVKRFSQPELMRDPQKVAEWLKAMIVEGLTFVTDMPDSDQGLTETVKLMGHVRPTFFGDYFDVKTHINPTNTAYTAKALELHTDTPAEEYAPGIQFLHCRANTVDGGMSIYSDGVAVANAFREIDPDGFRLLSEIDIPFYCEHDTYDMRSRQRVIELDKHGEVSGLTISQHMADLFDLPQTVLDDYYPAFCRFGKMLQDDKFMMRFLMKAGECMVFDNHRIVHGRMAYSATSGDRYLRGCYADREEMRSTYRALTTEGRFKA
- a CDS encoding class II aldolase/adducin family protein; this encodes MNISPQVNDMLDEAALTTLRQDLAAAFRLCHRFGWSESVGNHFSAAASANGRKFLLNPRWQHFATVKASDLLLLDADDPDVMNGPNAPDPSAWTVHGTLHRMLPEARVILHCHSPYAVALSCLKDPTLLPLDNNTARFFGRIGYDLDFGGIADAAEEGERLVEMIRGKAVLVMGNHGVSVAGETVADAFEDLYFFEKAAQTMVLALSTGKPLAVLSDEIAQGTSEGWIPYRGMAERHFAYLKSCLDKEDPSWRD
- a CDS encoding glutathione S-transferase family protein; translation: MGETRPQLHGAEYSVYLRIARLALVEKEVAYDLVPVDIFAEKIPGTHLERHPFGKIPTFAHGDFHLYETSAITRYIDEAFEGPPLQPAEIQSRARMNQIISIADSYVYPQLVWGLYVECIEKPKRGEVPDEGRVQKARGVALISFAVLAGLLSEQRWMCGDRPTLADLHLAPMIHYALQVPEVRAMVANHRNLGDWWQRVLALDSFRETQPSP
- a CDS encoding VOC family protein translates to MTVPFSLVGIDHVVFIVDDMEKAIRFYHDVLGCRPGYTYPALGMEQVWCGSALIVLWDITHPGGHKAAPPVAGGRNVDHVCIATGPFDHDELRAHLGRHGVAIEREAMHGGARGMGHSFYVKDPFGNTIEIKGPAEYPDGRG
- a CDS encoding LysR substrate-binding domain-containing protein, giving the protein MSRLPPLRLLTTFEAVARLGSMREAATALNVTQPAVTQALKALEDHVGTALIDRTTRPARLTEPGHQLARATRDGLDLIADTIEEIRTSSGLEDQRLTVACTMGFATHWLMPRLSAFYAGHPGYFVNVQVPPTDLPQMWPGTDLVLRYGRGTWTDGTTLRLFGETLCPVGRPALVENLLAKGEGLDAAPLIHVRTVEARHWEGWTDYLARRGLPKPRGRSHIFDNYVQAVQAALDGRGLMLGWRSITDGLVADGSLQAWPEGALDLGTAYFATVSPGAAKRPAVKAFVTWLGEGMEEVP